From Cyclopterus lumpus isolate fCycLum1 chromosome 4, fCycLum1.pri, whole genome shotgun sequence, a single genomic window includes:
- the LOC117729613 gene encoding N-acetyllactosaminide beta-1,3-N-acetylglucosaminyltransferase 3-like, giving the protein MRKIRARFFLLAGALGLLVLHLCKDFIDHKNIHFNINVRDDDFQIKQPTTKNTSVYSWPRCLRNMSAANITGFSSLSGDVQDFLNYRHCRHFPMLLDLPDKCGGVDKSAEIFLLLVIKSSPVNYDRREVLRKTWAKERLHNGVWIRRIFISGTMDTGFEKKRLNKLLELEQREYNDILQWDFKEQFYNLTLKQILFLEWMERNCPNARFLLNGDDDVFANTNNMVEYLQGLKDNDGGKHLFTGHLIQNVGPIRSSLSKYFIPVQVQESDSYPPYCGGGGFLLSGYTALVIFNMSQSITILPIDDVYMGMCLAKAGLSPSSHMGVKTAGLHIPSSTLDEYDPCYYKEVLLVHRFLPAQLYLMWHRILDSNLKCGLSKKWL; this is encoded by the coding sequence ATGAGAAAAATCAGGGCAAGATTTTTCTTGCTGGCGGGAGCTCTTGGTCTGTTGGTCCTCCATCTCTGCAAAGATTTTATTGACCACAAAAACATCCACTTCAACATAAATGTGAGAGATGATGactttcaaataaaacaacccACCACAAAGAACACCTCTGTGTACTCCTGGCCAAGATGTCTAAGAAACATGTCTGCTGCCAACATCACAGGCTTCAGCTCTCTTTCTGGTGACGTACAAGACTTTCTCAACTATAGACACTGTCGCCATTTCCCCATGCTGCTGGACCTTCCTGACAAATGTGGAGGAGTTGATAAATCTGCAGAAATCTTCCTTCTGCTTGTCATTAAAAGTTCTCCTGTGAACTACGACCGCCGAGAGGTGCTGCGTAAAACCTGGGCTAAAGAGAGGTTGCACAATGGTGTGTGGATCCGAAGAATATTCATCTCCGGAACAATGGATACTGGATTTGAgaaaaagagactaaacaaaCTACTTGAGCTGGAGCAACGGGAGTACAATGATATCCTCCAATGGGACTTTAAAGAACAATTCTACAACCTCACCTTGAAGCAGATACTCTTCCTGGAATGGATGGAAAGAAACTGTCCTAACGCTCGCTTCCTGCtaaatggtgatgatgacgtcTTTGCTAACACAAACAACATGGTTGAGTATCTCCAAGGCCTCAAGGACAATGACGGAGGAAAGCACCTCTTTACTGGCCATCTGATCCAGAATGTGGGGCCCATCAGATCATCATTGAGCAAGTATTTTATCCCAGTTCAGGTTCAAGAGTCAGACTCATATCCCCCTTACTGTGGTGGTGGGGGCTTCCTCCTGTCTGGCTACACCGCTTTGGTCATATTCAATATGTCCCAGTCCATTACTATTCTCCCCATCGATGATGTTTACATGGGGATGTGTCTGGCTAAAGCAGGACTAAGTCCATCTTCTCATATGGGAGTGAAGACGGCCGGACTGCACATTCCTTCCAGCACGCTAGATGAATACGATCCTTGCTATTATAAAGAAGTTTTACTGGTACACAGATTCCTTCCAGCTCAATTGTACCTTATGTGGCACAGAATACTTGATTCCAATCTGAAATGTGGCCTCTCAAAAAAATGGCTTTAG